Within Saccharomonospora cyanea NA-134, the genomic segment GTGGCACGCCGCGTTCGGAACCGCCTCGCGGAGGCCGGCCGCGTGGCGACCATCCGCCACGTCGTGGGCGGCCGTGGGACGACGACCGTCCCTGACCGCCCTTCCTCACCGGCCTCCGGGCAGGACGGAGGTCACCTGACGCCGCTACGCACCTTCTCGTCACGCAACTCACGCGGCAGCGCGAACGAGATCTTCTCGTTGGCCGTGGTGACTTCCTGCACGTCTTCCCAACCGAACTCGGCGAGGTGGTCCAGCAACTCCAGCACGAGCACGTCCGGCACGGACGCGCCGCTGGTGACGCCGATCGTCTCGGCTCCCTTCAGCCACTCCTCGTCGACCTCACGCGCATAGTCGATCAAGTGCGCGTCCTTGGCTCCCGCCTGGAGCGCCACCTCCACGAGCCGCTTCGAGTTGGACGAGTTCCGCGAGCCCACCACGAGCACGAGGTCGCACTCGGCGGCCATGGCCTTGACCGCAACCTGGCGGTTGGAGGTCGCGTAGCAGATGTCGTCACTCGGTGGGTCGGCCAGCTCGGGGAAGCGTTCCTTGAGCTGGTTGACGCGTTCCATGGTCTCGTCGACGCTCAACGTCGTCTGCGACAGCCACACGACCTTGGACGGGTCGCGCACGGTCACCTTGTCCACGTCCTCGGGGGTGTCCACGAGCTGGACATGGTCGGGTGCCTCACCGGAGGTGCCCTCGACCTCCTCGTGACCCTCGTGGCCGATGAGGAGGATGTCGTAGTCGTCGCGCGCGAATCGGT encodes:
- a CDS encoding 4-hydroxy-3-methylbut-2-enyl diphosphate reductase; the encoded protein is MSAASPAPNGKRVLLAKPRGYCAGVDRAVVTVEKALEKYGAPVYVRKEIVHNKHVVETLRERGVIFVDETSEVPEGALVVFSAHGVSPAVHAEAAERNLRTIDATCPLVTKVHKEVNRFARDDYDILLIGHEGHEEVEGTSGEAPDHVQLVDTPEDVDKVTVRDPSKVVWLSQTTLSVDETMERVNQLKERFPELADPPSDDICYATSNRQVAVKAMAAECDLVLVVGSRNSSNSKRLVEVALQAGAKDAHLIDYAREVDEEWLKGAETIGVTSGASVPDVLVLELLDHLAEFGWEDVQEVTTANEKISFALPRELRDEKVRSGVR